GCTTCCAGATGGAAGTCGATCTGCGCCGCTCCCGGCGCACGCCGGTCGCGGTCTACCCCGACTATCGGATGGTTTCGTGGTCGCCGGCGTTGCTGCACGATCACGCGGAAGTGAAGTATCTCAGCTTCCGCGATGAACTCGACGCCACCGTGTTTCCCTGCCTGGGCGAATTGCAAAGCTGCGTCCGTCTCATGGAGGAAATCTCCGACCGCGACGGGTTCGTCCCCGAAGCGACCTGGCTAGCCCAGTACATCGGCGCCGGGGACCACCGCATGGAATGCTGCGGTACGATCCAAGCCATCCGCACGACGCGGCAGCGGGCAAACATCCAGAACATCGGCGTCACGCCCCATCACCGCGGCCGCGGTGTCGGCGCCGCCCTCATCATTGCCGCGCTCGAAGGCCTCCAGCAGGTGGGAGTCTCGCGCGTCGGCCTGGAAGTCACCGCCGAGAACGACGCCGCGGTGCGACTCTACCAACGCCTTGGCTTCCGCTCGGTGAAAACCGTCTACAAAGCGATCGAAGAGCTCCCGCCAGCCTTCCGAGCTGCGGTCCGGTAGGGTATTTCTGCCTGCATTAGCAGTTGCCGCGTGCCGGGGACCCCGGTAGGCTTCCTGCGAGGCCGATAGGCGGCCCGATCCTCGGAACACCATCGTCCCCGCCCGCTCTAGGGCCGGGAAAGCCTGCATGACCTCATCGAGCCAAGTCCAGCGACGCACGGTCGAGACCCATCAACTGGCCAACGGCCTCATGCTGCTGGCCGAGCCGGTGGCGACCGCCGAGTCGGCGGCCTTCACGCTCATGGTCCCCAGCGGTTGCAGCACCGATCCCGCCGATCGCCTCGGACTGTCCAGCTTGCTCTGCGACATGGTGATCCGCGGCGCCGGCGAACGCGATAGCCGCGCTCTGATCAACGACCTCGAAATCCTCGGCGTCGAGCGCGGCGAATCGGTCGGCATCTCGCAAACTAGTTTTAGCGGCGCCACGCTCGCCGATAACTTGCTCGACGCCCTGGCGATTTACGGCGACATCGTCCAGCGTCCGCAATTACCGGAAGATCAACTCGATGCCGCGCGAATGGTTTGCTATCAAGAAATTCGCGGCGTCGAGGATGAGCCATCGCAGAAGCTGATGGACGACCTCCGCCGCCGCACCTACCCCGATCCGTGGGGCCGCGCAAGCCATGGCACGGAAGCGGGCGTCGAAGCCTCCACCGCTGCCGAAGTGAAACGCCACTGGCAAACGAACTACCGCCCG
This sequence is a window from Lacipirellula parvula. Protein-coding genes within it:
- a CDS encoding GNAT family N-acetyltransferase, whose product is MRLLTTRYHKRFQMEVDLRRSRRTPVAVYPDYRMVSWSPALLHDHAEVKYLSFRDELDATVFPCLGELQSCVRLMEEISDRDGFVPEATWLAQYIGAGDHRMECCGTIQAIRTTRQRANIQNIGVTPHHRGRGVGAALIIAALEGLQQVGVSRVGLEVTAENDAAVRLYQRLGFRSVKTVYKAIEELPPAFRAAVR